One Candidatus Korarchaeum sp. genomic region harbors:
- a CDS encoding ABC transporter permease gives MSVEEYTLRGILRELLRYKSALVGFAIITFLVALSIYAILFTPYSKAGDMWNDQNFWLSYPRNAAPEWYNLFSQRKLPPSMLLGEGLSGHEKKEEIEGEFKIINYRDKFTYNYDDFPTELVLIVNSTYSEAPPRVEVSWVKPSGEELDLGTYTPRNVSYSIYITNNILLEEKLKDHVIERLGYEPEYSVTIPVALFMDYGKELSAMKGDYELKLRVTLANRSDTFSYRLLMHGKVYGIAGTDVYRRPLELGIIWGAPIALSFGIIASVTITFVQLIFAAISGYYGGKIDSLIQRLTEIYMILPFLPFLVMISLLYGLDIWRLLLVVIFLSIFGTSVKTYRVWVMQLKTSPYVEAALAYGASNLRIISLYILPRILPPVVPSLVLSIPSYVFLEAALALLGLSDPKVVSWGRIIEEAFANGAVYKGYYHWVLIPSTMLILTAISFALIGLALDRIVNPRLREI, from the coding sequence ATGAGCGTGGAGGAGTACACTTTAAGGGGGATCCTGAGGGAACTCTTACGTTACAAGAGTGCACTGGTCGGTTTCGCCATAATAACCTTCCTAGTAGCGCTCTCAATATACGCTATACTCTTCACACCTTACTCCAAAGCCGGCGATATGTGGAACGATCAGAACTTTTGGCTCTCTTACCCGAGGAACGCGGCTCCCGAGTGGTACAACCTGTTCTCTCAGAGGAAATTGCCACCGAGCATGTTACTGGGGGAGGGGTTGAGCGGTCACGAGAAAAAAGAGGAAATTGAAGGGGAATTTAAAATAATAAATTACCGTGATAAATTCACTTATAATTATGATGATTTCCCAACGGAGCTAGTGTTAATCGTAAATTCTACTTATTCGGAAGCGCCACCTAGGGTTGAGGTCTCCTGGGTGAAACCGAGCGGTGAGGAGCTCGACTTGGGTACTTACACGCCTAGGAACGTATCATACAGTATCTACATAACCAACAACATACTCTTGGAGGAGAAGCTCAAGGATCACGTGATAGAGAGATTGGGATACGAACCCGAGTACAGTGTAACGATACCCGTAGCTCTCTTCATGGATTACGGGAAGGAGCTAAGTGCCATGAAGGGAGATTACGAGCTCAAGTTAAGGGTGACGCTCGCCAATAGGAGCGACACTTTCAGCTACAGATTGCTGATGCATGGGAAGGTCTACGGTATAGCTGGTACCGATGTATACAGGAGACCGCTGGAGCTCGGTATAATCTGGGGAGCCCCCATAGCCCTCTCCTTCGGCATAATAGCTTCAGTAACCATAACCTTCGTCCAGCTGATCTTCGCTGCGATAAGCGGTTATTACGGGGGGAAGATAGATTCCCTCATACAGAGGCTAACCGAGATCTACATGATCCTCCCGTTCCTCCCGTTCCTAGTGATGATCTCGCTTCTCTACGGTCTGGATATATGGAGACTCCTCCTGGTGGTGATATTCCTCAGCATATTCGGAACCTCGGTCAAGACCTACAGGGTGTGGGTGATGCAGCTTAAGACCTCACCTTACGTGGAGGCAGCCCTCGCTTACGGTGCCAGTAACCTCAGGATAATATCGCTTTACATACTCCCCAGGATCCTACCGCCGGTAGTACCATCCCTGGTGCTCTCGATACCTAGCTACGTCTTCCTGGAGGCGGCTTTAGCGCTCTTAGGCTTGAGCGACCCTAAGGTAGTCAGTTGGGGTAGGATAATCGAGGAGGCCTTCGCCAATGGCGCTGTCTACAAGGGCTACTACCACTGGGTGCTGATACCCTCCACCATGCTGATATTGACAGCGATATCCTTCGCTCTGATAGGATTAGCTCTGGATAGGATAGTTAACCCCAGGCTGAGGGAGATCTGA
- a CDS encoding ABC transporter ATP-binding protein: MSFVRDSTSKILSVSDLRLYYRTTKGVVKAVDSIGFDLEKGRTLAVVGESGCGKSSLSKAIIRLLPRNVHTYEGRVMLNGVDLMSLSEEDFRRDVRWKKISMVFQGALNALNPVLKVGYQVAEPLMIHYRMDQEEALGRAREMLVRLGLDETFADRYPFELSGGMKQRVVIAMALITNPDLIILDEPTSALDVITQANIMNMLKDLKRSREQTFMFITHDISVASELADEVATMYAGQIVEIAPADAFYSDPLHPYTQKLMRSVPTLRGEKTLESIPGAPPNLINPPSGCRFHPRCDRAMDVCRREEPPMFEKGHSVKCWLYR, translated from the coding sequence ATGAGTTTTGTGAGGGACTCGACTAGCAAGATACTGAGCGTCTCCGATCTGAGGCTCTACTACAGGACGACGAAGGGCGTTGTCAAGGCGGTTGATAGTATCGGTTTCGATTTAGAGAAAGGGAGGACCCTTGCCGTGGTGGGCGAGTCCGGCTGTGGAAAGAGCTCCCTCTCTAAGGCGATAATAAGGCTCCTACCCAGGAACGTTCACACTTACGAGGGTAGGGTCATGTTGAACGGAGTGGACCTGATGAGCTTGAGTGAGGAGGACTTCAGGAGGGATGTGAGGTGGAAGAAGATCTCGATGGTGTTTCAAGGCGCCCTCAATGCCCTTAACCCTGTCCTCAAGGTGGGCTATCAGGTGGCCGAGCCCCTGATGATACACTACAGGATGGATCAGGAGGAGGCTTTGGGGAGGGCTAGGGAGATGTTAGTCAGGCTGGGGCTCGATGAGACGTTTGCTGATCGCTACCCCTTCGAGCTGAGCGGTGGGATGAAGCAGAGGGTCGTCATAGCCATGGCTCTCATAACGAACCCTGACCTCATAATACTGGATGAGCCGACCTCAGCCCTCGATGTCATAACCCAGGCCAACATAATGAACATGCTGAAGGACCTGAAGAGGAGCAGGGAACAGACCTTCATGTTCATAACGCATGATATAAGCGTTGCCAGTGAGCTCGCCGATGAGGTAGCGACTATGTACGCTGGGCAGATAGTCGAGATAGCCCCTGCAGATGCGTTCTACAGTGACCCGCTTCATCCCTATACCCAGAAGCTGATGAGAAGCGTCCCAACGCTGAGAGGAGAGAAGACGCTGGAATCCATACCCGGCGCCCCCCCGAACCTCATAAATCCGCCTTCAGGATGTAGGTTCCACCCCAGGTGCGATAGGGCCATGGATGTATGCAGGAGGGAGGAGCCACCCATGTTCGAGAAGGGGCACTCAGTTAAGTGCTGGTTGTACAGGTGA
- a CDS encoding ABC transporter ATP-binding protein has translation MLLKVEKLRKWFPMKKGIFGKTVYVRAVENVNFELEKGEAVSLVGESGSGKTTLGKTVLRLYKPDDGRIIFDGRDITYLDGKDILWYRRETGIVHQDPYGSLPPHFTVYKILEEPLIVQKIGDKGERRERIYDILREVRLPPEEFAFKYPHMLSGGQLQRVAIARAMILNPKLIIADEPVSMLDASVRVEILNLFAELQRAHEMSVIYITHDLSTTRYFSEKIFIMYAGHIVERAPTREILRNPMHPYTRALFNAIPDPDPENRLRLREVPPGEPPSLINPPPGCRFKPRCPIATSKCDEEPPEFEVFTGHFVKCWYPK, from the coding sequence ATGCTCCTCAAGGTGGAGAAGTTGAGGAAGTGGTTCCCCATGAAGAAGGGGATCTTCGGGAAGACCGTGTACGTTAGAGCCGTGGAGAACGTCAACTTCGAGCTAGAGAAGGGAGAGGCTGTCTCCTTGGTCGGGGAATCCGGGAGCGGGAAGACTACACTTGGTAAGACCGTGTTGAGGCTCTACAAACCTGATGACGGGAGGATAATATTCGATGGGAGGGATATAACGTACCTAGATGGTAAGGATATACTCTGGTACAGGAGGGAAACTGGAATCGTGCACCAGGATCCCTACGGTTCACTACCTCCTCACTTCACGGTATACAAGATCTTAGAGGAGCCTCTCATAGTGCAGAAGATAGGGGATAAGGGTGAGAGGAGGGAGAGGATATACGACATCCTGAGGGAGGTCAGGCTACCTCCGGAGGAGTTCGCCTTCAAGTACCCCCACATGCTCAGCGGAGGACAGCTCCAGAGGGTAGCGATAGCTAGGGCCATGATACTGAACCCCAAGTTGATAATAGCTGACGAGCCCGTCTCCATGCTCGATGCTTCGGTGAGAGTGGAGATATTGAACCTCTTCGCGGAGCTCCAGAGGGCTCACGAGATGAGTGTCATCTACATAACGCACGACCTGTCAACGACTAGGTACTTCTCCGAGAAGATATTCATAATGTACGCTGGTCACATAGTGGAGAGGGCTCCAACTCGGGAGATCCTGAGGAACCCCATGCATCCCTACACTAGAGCTCTGTTCAACGCCATACCTGATCCCGATCCTGAGAACAGGTTAAGGCTCAGGGAGGTCCCACCTGGAGAACCTCCCAGCCTCATAAATCCGCCCCCCGGTTGCAGGTTCAAGCCCAGGTGCCCCATAGCCACTAGTAAGTGCGATGAGGAGCCCCCTGAGTTTGAGGTATTCACAGGTCACTTCGTTAAGTGCTGGTATCCGAAATGA
- a CDS encoding ABC transporter permease, which yields MKVPPFVKVLVKRALVLLLMVVIVTYLTILIANAGGYVDEIMISEIRFNIAQAVSANPLYKGLSVEERNKLIERLVEVEIRKRGLDQPFPVRSLIYLWNALTLDLGRAMWMTSDSGSRLVKLIILERLPQTILLFTTATVIIFLIGILGGLYLSRNFGSLLDKLTVYLSPTSAIPGWFYGIILILIFYSYLHLLPPGGMVDYPPPDEPLAYFLSVLKHMILPVSAWVISSFFIEIYYNRSFFLTYSTEDYVEVARAKGVPPSQIERRYILRPALPPIITSFAFAVVLSWSGAIITETVFNWPGLGRTFAMAIGFFDVPVIVGITVVFAYLIAITTFILEIVYGIVDPRIRAGVEGI from the coding sequence ATGAAGGTACCTCCCTTCGTTAAGGTCCTCGTGAAAAGAGCTCTGGTCCTACTCCTGATGGTGGTCATAGTCACGTACTTAACGATACTGATAGCGAACGCAGGGGGCTATGTTGACGAGATAATGATAAGCGAGATAAGGTTCAACATAGCACAGGCGGTCAGCGCGAATCCCCTATACAAGGGTCTCAGCGTTGAAGAGAGGAACAAGCTCATTGAGAGGCTAGTGGAGGTGGAGATCAGGAAGAGAGGGTTGGACCAGCCTTTCCCCGTGAGGAGCCTTATCTACTTGTGGAACGCCCTCACCTTGGACTTAGGCAGGGCTATGTGGATGACCAGCGATAGCGGATCCAGGTTAGTTAAGCTGATCATACTCGAGAGACTTCCCCAGACGATACTCCTATTTACAACGGCTACCGTCATAATATTCCTGATAGGGATACTCGGAGGGCTCTACTTATCTAGGAACTTCGGTTCCCTATTGGATAAGCTTACGGTGTACCTCTCCCCAACCTCGGCCATACCCGGCTGGTTCTACGGGATAATCCTAATACTGATATTCTACAGCTACCTCCACCTGCTGCCTCCGGGTGGCATGGTGGACTACCCACCACCCGATGAACCCCTAGCCTACTTCCTGAGCGTGCTCAAGCACATGATACTCCCCGTCTCCGCTTGGGTGATATCTAGCTTCTTCATAGAGATATATTACAACAGGTCCTTCTTCCTGACTTACTCTACTGAGGATTACGTTGAGGTAGCTAGAGCTAAGGGAGTCCCTCCCTCGCAGATAGAGAGAAGGTACATCCTGAGACCGGCTCTACCACCAATAATAACCTCCTTCGCTTTCGCAGTGGTGCTATCGTGGAGCGGGGCTATAATAACTGAGACAGTCTTCAACTGGCCCGGTTTAGGGAGGACATTTGCCATGGCCATAGGTTTCTTCGACGTCCCAGTCATAGTGGGAATAACGGTCGTCTTCGCTTACCTCATCGCTATAACAACCTTCATACTGGAGATAGTGTACGGTATAGTTGATCCCAGGATAAGGGCGGGGGTTGAGGGGATATGA
- a CDS encoding nicotinate phosphoribosyltransferase, producing MKREDFYIVSGRDIREGRVTDVYFIRTMEVLRAKGLADRRVVMEVAARSLPNKAKWGILAGVEEVAELLEGKNVDVYSLPDGSLFRPWTPVMRIEGPYSEFGTLETSILGFLSSLSGVATAAARVKMAAGDKTVVNFGIRRQHPAISLAFEKASLVGGLDGSSGILVEELGFKPVGTMPHAMIILFGDQVLAWKSFDESMPDDVPRIALVDTFYDEKTEALMAAEALGERLAGVRLDTPSSRRGDMAEIIREVRWELDLRGFRHVKIFVSGGLNEYTVREFSEAGADAFGVGSHIIGARPVDFGMDIVEVEGRPISKRGIRSGAKDLYVCDDHLVYEAVRVGEVPECSRCGRRMRYAYIRVVDGGKVRYRIEDLRELNRRTKELLRKLRDLGETI from the coding sequence GTGAAAAGGGAGGACTTCTACATAGTCTCCGGCAGGGACATCAGGGAGGGGAGGGTCACTGACGTCTACTTCATCAGGACTATGGAGGTCCTGAGAGCCAAGGGGCTGGCTGATAGGAGAGTGGTAATGGAGGTAGCAGCCAGGTCCCTTCCCAATAAGGCTAAGTGGGGGATCCTAGCCGGTGTTGAGGAGGTAGCTGAGCTGCTGGAGGGTAAGAACGTGGATGTCTACTCGCTCCCCGATGGGAGCCTCTTCAGACCCTGGACCCCCGTCATGAGAATAGAGGGTCCTTACTCGGAGTTCGGGACCCTCGAGACCTCCATACTGGGGTTCCTGAGCAGCCTCTCTGGCGTGGCTACTGCTGCGGCTAGGGTGAAGATGGCCGCGGGAGATAAGACGGTCGTCAACTTCGGGATAAGGAGGCAGCACCCGGCCATTAGCTTGGCGTTTGAGAAAGCTAGTTTAGTAGGAGGGTTAGACGGTTCCTCAGGAATACTCGTTGAGGAATTGGGTTTCAAGCCGGTTGGGACCATGCCTCACGCTATGATAATACTCTTCGGTGACCAGGTGCTCGCTTGGAAGTCCTTCGATGAGTCGATGCCTGATGATGTCCCGAGGATAGCCCTAGTGGATACCTTCTACGATGAGAAGACCGAGGCTCTGATGGCTGCTGAGGCCCTGGGGGAGAGGTTAGCTGGCGTCAGGCTCGACACTCCGAGCTCCAGAAGGGGAGATATGGCGGAGATAATAAGGGAGGTCAGGTGGGAGCTGGACCTGAGGGGATTCAGGCACGTCAAGATATTCGTCTCAGGGGGCTTGAACGAGTACACGGTCAGGGAGTTCTCCGAGGCTGGGGCCGATGCCTTCGGAGTGGGGTCCCACATAATAGGGGCCAGGCCCGTGGACTTCGGCATGGACATAGTGGAGGTGGAGGGAAGGCCCATCTCCAAGAGGGGTATAAGGAGCGGGGCCAAGGACCTCTACGTCTGCGACGATCACTTAGTCTACGAGGCGGTGAGAGTGGGGGAGGTCCCAGAGTGCAGCAGGTGCGGGAGGAGGATGAGGTACGCTTACATCAGGGTGGTGGACGGGGGGAAGGTGAGGTACCGCATAGAGGACCTGAGGGAACTCAACAGGAGGACGAAGGAGTTATTAAGAAAGCTGAGGGATCTGGGGGAGACTATTTAA
- a CDS encoding helix-turn-helix domain-containing protein yields the protein MVLIQPCEIIVRTLIPSVRAAITRELIERHGLKQAEVAKLLGVTQAAVSQYIRGARGGVFDLSRDDSIASVITRIAEGLARGSLSRLDASTLTCEVCYQVRRRGLYRDSRVKLKGKYEHALDIVCRDYDSVRDSEKVRRIIGE from the coding sequence ATGGTTCTGATACAACCCTGCGAGATAATAGTGAGGACGCTCATACCTTCAGTGAGGGCGGCGATAACGAGGGAGCTGATAGAGAGGCACGGGTTGAAGCAGGCCGAGGTGGCTAAGCTGCTCGGGGTCACTCAAGCGGCCGTGAGCCAGTACATCAGGGGGGCCAGGGGAGGGGTCTTCGACCTCAGCCGTGATGACAGCATCGCTTCGGTGATAACTAGGATAGCCGAGGGCCTGGCCAGGGGTAGCCTGAGCCGGTTGGATGCGTCCACGCTAACCTGTGAGGTGTGCTATCAGGTAAGGAGGAGGGGCTTGTACAGGGACTCGAGGGTCAAGCTGAAGGGGAAGTACGAGCATGCCTTAGACATCGTCTGCAGGGATTACGATTCAGTTAGGGATAGCGAGAAGGTGAGGAGGATCATCGGAGAGTGA
- a CDS encoding ABC transporter substrate-binding protein, translating into MGVRMYRATKFILALMVALLMLPSLAPASAAPVEFKPNKYGWFDSIVFFGEPDHAKAVEMMIKGDIDSYFIDLSEPDLYRKIKQSPELSYDFSFGLYYDLTFNPVGPTFPKTGELNPFSNKKIREAMNYIIDRDYIVNEIMGGLAMPKFVPFIKLLPEGQRYLDEITKIETKYAYSFEKGRAIIESEMRKMGAELVGGKWYFKGKPVTLHFIIRVEDARKAIGDYIATQLEKLGFTVDRMYKTSREASPLWIRGDPAEGKWHLYTGGWITTQVTRDDSDNFQFYYTQDSAQAWSPLWRAYNPDPTFRDIANKLAMKKFATIEERDQMMRKALWMAIEDSVRLWIVDQTAVWARRKGISLVADYAAGYAAQSWAFTANREGKVGGTARISSAEVIIDPWNPTGGSGGASNWIYDSMIYDYALWGRAYLLHPQTGMAIPLNVKSVYMEVVKGTPTHQNEETKDWFTLKWVDKVTIPSDAWATWDVKAQRMVTAGEAGVREAKVKFVVDYGPVLGKVAYHDGSKRSLADFLFGFIIDHERMSPESKLYDESIADYFSSVYEQLKAWRIVSTDPLKIEYYVDYIHLDAELIAYTYTFWPSTPWHAYYIGVLAEENRELAFSADKSNALKVEWTNYIGGPSLEVLKKYLDKAYSEGLIPFPNFMKDYITVEEAKRRYSLLNEFYKSYGHFFVGDGPYYLAKADLIAHTATIKSIRTLPYRLEEIARTIEEFKLFPYTLVGIGHDKSIIWKYFPAAEVKTGPEGVSLIVGGPVVNIHTKLAFEKAGIKMDSKSLVLPTGEKYESKYGSLDYGIATLIDKDLYVAGTSRFGTEAALLYVLKNKVESGTIVVKWQDTNRNGAVDPNEVTVELQRA; encoded by the coding sequence ATGGGTGTTAGAATGTATCGAGCAACTAAGTTCATTCTAGCTCTTATGGTAGCCTTACTAATGCTGCCGAGCTTAGCTCCAGCTTCCGCAGCCCCAGTCGAGTTCAAGCCCAATAAGTACGGCTGGTTCGATTCCATAGTCTTCTTCGGAGAGCCCGACCATGCTAAAGCTGTGGAGATGATGATAAAGGGTGATATAGATTCCTACTTCATAGATCTCTCTGAGCCCGACTTATACAGGAAGATAAAGCAGAGTCCTGAGCTCTCCTACGACTTCTCATTCGGTCTATATTACGACCTCACGTTTAACCCCGTGGGTCCGACATTCCCGAAGACGGGCGAGTTAAACCCGTTCAGTAACAAGAAGATAAGGGAGGCTATGAACTACATAATAGATAGGGATTACATAGTCAACGAGATAATGGGCGGCCTAGCCATGCCTAAGTTCGTGCCATTCATAAAATTGCTTCCGGAGGGCCAGAGGTACTTGGATGAGATAACGAAGATAGAGACTAAGTACGCTTACAGCTTCGAGAAGGGTAGAGCGATAATAGAGAGCGAGATGAGGAAGATGGGGGCTGAGTTAGTCGGAGGGAAGTGGTACTTCAAGGGCAAGCCCGTAACTCTGCACTTCATAATAAGGGTTGAGGATGCAAGGAAGGCGATAGGTGACTACATAGCGACACAGCTTGAGAAGCTCGGGTTCACCGTCGATAGGATGTACAAGACGAGCAGAGAAGCATCACCCCTCTGGATCAGGGGAGATCCGGCGGAGGGGAAGTGGCATCTCTACACAGGAGGATGGATAACCACTCAAGTGACGAGGGATGACTCAGATAACTTCCAGTTCTACTATACACAAGATAGTGCGCAAGCTTGGAGTCCTCTCTGGCGTGCCTACAATCCGGATCCGACTTTCAGGGACATAGCTAACAAACTAGCGATGAAGAAGTTCGCTACAATTGAGGAAAGAGATCAGATGATGAGGAAAGCATTGTGGATGGCCATAGAGGACAGTGTCAGATTGTGGATAGTTGACCAAACCGCTGTCTGGGCCCGTAGGAAGGGGATCAGCCTAGTGGCTGATTACGCTGCTGGCTACGCTGCTCAATCCTGGGCCTTCACTGCTAACAGGGAGGGCAAAGTTGGAGGAACCGCGAGGATATCCAGCGCTGAGGTTATCATAGACCCATGGAACCCAACGGGAGGAAGTGGTGGTGCTTCAAACTGGATATACGACTCTATGATATACGACTATGCTTTATGGGGTCGTGCATACTTGCTTCACCCACAGACAGGTATGGCTATTCCGTTGAACGTTAAGAGCGTCTACATGGAGGTAGTGAAGGGTACCCCGACGCACCAAAATGAGGAGACCAAGGACTGGTTCACGCTGAAGTGGGTGGATAAAGTAACGATACCTTCCGATGCCTGGGCCACTTGGGACGTTAAAGCTCAGAGGATGGTTACAGCAGGAGAGGCTGGTGTGAGGGAAGCCAAAGTTAAGTTCGTAGTTGACTATGGCCCCGTCTTGGGGAAGGTAGCTTACCATGACGGTTCTAAGAGGTCATTGGCTGACTTCCTATTCGGCTTCATAATAGATCATGAGAGGATGAGTCCCGAGAGCAAGCTCTACGACGAATCTATAGCCGATTACTTCAGCTCGGTCTACGAGCAACTTAAGGCCTGGAGGATAGTTAGCACGGATCCGCTGAAGATAGAGTACTATGTTGATTATATACACTTGGATGCCGAGCTAATAGCTTATACTTACACGTTCTGGCCTTCCACACCTTGGCACGCTTACTACATAGGAGTTCTGGCTGAGGAGAACAGGGAGCTCGCTTTCAGCGCCGATAAGTCCAACGCTCTCAAGGTGGAATGGACCAACTACATAGGAGGTCCGAGCCTAGAGGTGCTCAAGAAGTACCTGGATAAGGCTTATAGCGAGGGCTTGATACCCTTCCCGAACTTCATGAAGGATTACATAACGGTAGAGGAGGCGAAGAGGAGGTATTCCTTACTCAACGAGTTCTACAAGAGTTATGGGCACTTCTTCGTTGGAGATGGTCCTTACTACCTGGCTAAAGCTGATCTAATAGCGCATACAGCTACTATCAAATCTATAAGGACACTACCGTATAGGCTAGAGGAGATAGCGAGAACCATAGAGGAGTTCAAGTTATTCCCGTACACCCTCGTCGGCATAGGTCACGATAAGAGCATAATATGGAAGTACTTCCCAGCTGCTGAGGTGAAGACAGGACCTGAGGGCGTCAGCCTGATAGTTGGAGGGCCCGTAGTTAACATACACACGAAGCTAGCATTCGAGAAGGCCGGGATAAAGATGGACTCCAAGTCATTAGTGTTACCCACTGGAGAGAAGTACGAATCTAAGTACGGTAGCTTGGACTACGGTATAGCTACTCTAATAGATAAGGACCTCTACGTCGCTGGAACTAGTAGGTTCGGTACTGAGGCTGCGCTGCTCTACGTACTGAAGAACAAGGTTGAGAGTGGAACTATTGTCGTTAAGTGGCAGGATACGAATAGGAACGGAGCTGTTGATCCGAATGAGGTGACTGTTGAATTACAGAGAGCCTAA
- a CDS encoding inositol-3-phosphate synthase, protein MKVKVALAGIGNVASAIVQGVFKYRDLPDDGWAPGIMHVRFGPYHISDIEFVAAFDVDARKVGKDLSEAIFSAPNVLEKFADVPKLGVEVLKGPVLDGVAPHMRDFRYGEGFKVDDSQPSVNVVDVLKESGADVLVNLIPVGSYEASRAYARAALEAKVGFVNGIPEFIVSDPEWGRLFEERKVPAAGDDFKSQVGATIVHRTLARLFVDRGLRITDTYQLNIGGNMDFLNMIEESRLSSKRISKTEAVTSMVPYQIGARVGPSDYVPFLGDRKVMYLHMEAEQFGGFRIYLDVKLSVMDSPNAAGVALDAIRAVKLAMDRGIGGPLVSVSSYFFKHPPKQVPDYIAKELVEAFIRGEAV, encoded by the coding sequence TTGAAGGTCAAAGTAGCTCTAGCTGGCATAGGAAACGTTGCATCAGCCATAGTTCAGGGAGTTTTCAAGTATAGGGATCTCCCAGATGATGGTTGGGCTCCCGGGATAATGCACGTCAGGTTCGGTCCGTACCACATCTCAGACATAGAGTTCGTGGCGGCATTCGACGTTGACGCGAGGAAAGTAGGTAAGGATCTCTCCGAAGCCATATTTTCAGCACCTAATGTCCTAGAGAAGTTCGCTGATGTCCCGAAACTGGGAGTGGAGGTGTTGAAGGGTCCCGTGCTCGATGGGGTAGCTCCTCATATGAGGGACTTCAGGTACGGTGAGGGGTTCAAGGTAGACGATTCCCAACCGAGTGTGAACGTGGTTGACGTCCTCAAGGAGAGCGGGGCTGATGTACTGGTGAACTTAATACCGGTGGGGAGCTACGAAGCCAGTAGGGCTTACGCTAGGGCTGCTCTAGAGGCTAAAGTCGGCTTCGTAAACGGCATACCGGAGTTCATAGTGAGTGACCCCGAGTGGGGGAGGCTGTTCGAGGAGAGGAAGGTGCCAGCCGCTGGTGATGACTTCAAGAGCCAAGTGGGAGCTACGATAGTCCACAGGACGCTGGCTAGGCTCTTCGTGGATAGGGGACTCAGGATAACGGACACCTACCAGCTGAACATAGGAGGTAATATGGACTTCCTGAACATGATAGAGGAATCCAGACTCTCATCCAAGAGGATAAGCAAGACCGAAGCTGTCACTAGCATGGTTCCCTATCAGATAGGAGCTAGGGTGGGGCCCAGTGACTACGTGCCGTTCCTAGGGGATAGGAAGGTGATGTACCTCCACATGGAGGCTGAGCAGTTCGGCGGTTTCAGGATATATTTAGATGTGAAGCTGAGCGTGATGGACTCCCCGAACGCAGCTGGAGTAGCTTTGGATGCGATAAGAGCGGTTAAGCTGGCTATGGATAGGGGGATCGGAGGGCCCCTGGTGAGCGTCTCATCTTACTTCTTCAAGCATCCGCCTAAGCAGGTCCCGGACTACATCGCCAAGGAGCTCGTCGAGGCCTTCATAAGGGGTGAAGCCGTGTAA
- the mvk gene encoding mevalonate kinase, translating to MSKISPSEWEVRASAPSQAFLLGEHAVLYGSPALAISLDRRAYAEASKLTGGNLIIESEIGTHRERDGEVLESNEELSKLAEGLKELLRKYGVESGVHLRVRSEVPVSSGMASSACVAAAISKAVDGLFNLDLSTSELLEAVYTFERIIHGRASKTGPACAVLGGIIWVEWRDGEMVASSLGYREVPLALACTGEPSRTREMVQEVSKMRQAFPYVHGRIVEAIADIVRRGREALERGDLRTLGSLMNVDQGLLYSLGVSSWPIERIVWEARMRGALGAKLSGAGGGGCVVILHEDPEEMAKSLVSAKLSFPARVSRKGASLE from the coding sequence ATGTCTAAAATAAGCCCCTCGGAGTGGGAGGTGAGGGCATCAGCCCCCTCTCAAGCGTTCCTGCTCGGAGAGCATGCTGTGCTTTACGGCTCCCCGGCCCTGGCGATAAGCCTTGACAGGAGGGCTTATGCAGAGGCCTCTAAACTAACAGGAGGCAATTTGATAATAGAATCGGAGATCGGAACGCATAGGGAGAGAGATGGGGAGGTCCTAGAGTCTAATGAGGAGTTATCAAAGTTAGCGGAGGGCCTGAAGGAGCTCCTCAGGAAGTACGGTGTGGAGAGCGGGGTCCACCTGAGGGTGAGGTCCGAGGTGCCCGTGAGCAGCGGGATGGCGTCCTCGGCATGCGTAGCCGCAGCGATATCCAAAGCTGTGGATGGCCTCTTCAATCTAGATCTGAGCACCTCAGAGCTCTTAGAAGCTGTCTACACGTTCGAGAGGATAATACACGGGAGAGCGAGTAAGACCGGTCCCGCCTGCGCAGTACTGGGTGGGATCATATGGGTGGAGTGGCGCGATGGGGAGATGGTGGCCTCCAGCTTAGGATACAGGGAGGTTCCCTTAGCCTTAGCCTGCACTGGAGAGCCCAGCAGGACGAGGGAGATGGTGCAAGAGGTCTCGAAGATGAGACAGGCCTTTCCCTACGTCCACGGGAGGATAGTGGAAGCTATAGCCGATATCGTGAGGAGGGGAAGGGAGGCCCTCGAGAGGGGGGACCTCAGGACCCTCGGTTCCCTGATGAACGTGGACCAGGGCTTGCTTTACTCACTCGGTGTGAGCAGTTGGCCCATAGAGAGGATAGTCTGGGAGGCTAGGATGAGGGGCGCGTTGGGCGCGAAGCTCTCGGGCGCTGGAGGAGGGGGTTGCGTCGTCATCCTGCATGAGGACCCGGAGGAAATGGCCAAAAGCCTGGTATCAGCGAAACTCTCCTTCCCGGCGAGGGTCTCAAGAAAAGGAGCCTCCCTAGAGTGA